A part of Winslowiella toletana genomic DNA contains:
- a CDS encoding aspartate/glutamate racemase family protein encodes MKIACLHAAESNIALFQQSLQQLAAPGVTLAHQVEAQLLADAEQAAAMTPEIIGMTQRVIAELCQQADAVIISCTTLGGAAAESHRFSKPVLRLDATLVDQAFSGSHHILVLCTAPTTLAPTRALFLQRQSASRQVTVACVPDAWAQFKAGNLAAYHRCIAGHASDYLAQHRDCDCLVLAQSSMSDAVGYINTRVKILTGPTASLQAAIALNSSGQQG; translated from the coding sequence ATGAAAATTGCCTGCTTACATGCTGCCGAAAGCAATATTGCGCTGTTTCAGCAGAGCCTGCAGCAGCTGGCGGCGCCGGGCGTTACGCTGGCGCATCAGGTTGAAGCGCAACTACTGGCGGATGCAGAACAGGCGGCAGCGATGACTCCGGAAATTATCGGCATGACGCAACGGGTCATTGCAGAGCTGTGCCAGCAGGCCGATGCGGTGATTATCAGTTGTACCACGCTGGGGGGGGCGGCAGCGGAAAGCCATCGGTTCAGTAAGCCGGTGCTGCGTCTGGATGCGACACTGGTGGATCAGGCTTTTAGCGGCAGCCACCATATTTTGGTGCTGTGTACGGCGCCCACCACGCTGGCTCCGACCCGTGCGCTGTTTTTACAGCGGCAGAGTGCCAGCCGGCAGGTCACGGTTGCATGTGTTCCCGATGCCTGGGCGCAGTTTAAAGCCGGGAATCTTGCGGCTTATCATCGATGTATCGCCGGACACGCCAGTGATTATCTGGCTCAGCATCGCGATTGTGATTGTCTGGTGCTGGCACAATCGTCAATGAGTGACGCCGTGGGTTATATTAATACCAGGGTAAAAATACTTACCGGCCCGACGGCCAGCTTGCAGGCCGCCATTGCTCTGAACAGCAGCGGTCAGCAGGGTTAA
- a CDS encoding ArsR/SmtB family transcription factor, which translates to MIASHPEREQLRLENVLFALGNPMRLEIVQTLANQGEQACGLLRRDVAKSTMTHHWRVLRDSGVIWQRPQGRENLISLRREDLDARFPGLLDTLLQVMESKTQD; encoded by the coding sequence ATGATCGCCAGTCACCCCGAACGTGAACAACTCCGCCTGGAAAATGTGCTTTTTGCGCTCGGTAACCCGATGCGGCTGGAGATCGTACAGACGCTGGCGAATCAGGGTGAACAGGCCTGCGGCCTGCTGCGACGGGATGTGGCCAAATCGACCATGACCCACCACTGGCGGGTATTGCGCGACAGCGGTGTGATCTGGCAGCGGCCACAGGGACGCGAGAATTTAATTTCGCTGCGCCGGGAAGATCTTGACGCCCGCTTTCCCGGCTTGCTGGATACGTTATTGCAGGTGATGGAGAGTAAAACGCAAGATTAA